One region of Scophthalmus maximus strain ysfricsl-2021 chromosome 15, ASM2237912v1, whole genome shotgun sequence genomic DNA includes:
- the adgrf3a gene encoding adhesion G protein-coupled receptor F5 isoform X1, with protein sequence MRRCCDGSPTQMDENRNMNMWAFIFLYIVGLHTCQVTEKDPSTQMYYAKLTIEKSAIANITNKLTPLVDDSCTVDNIQRTTTCKPVSAYTECTCESGHKWGDNVCQFNEACCGSDTCTFPQDSAHMCVSKTSVSVEGSFTMTGLDFRDCLADEMSQGFQNCNKQFLDEMKKVYSTLRGFDFLKITKYRIGSIVADFEMAIAYEVNSEDLINKSQILTIFLNASLHLETTGFVYLRMPDNPVKYGDKQELICKSMQDFQIQPVWQLKKTESKVFVINNGREAAVTSEPYTSKLSLKNITEVWAGEYTCAYHQRSTSYDIAHKASAVMDVALLPIIHITTVPSFPRCQSTDDLAVLGKCEIRESIESYTVKWTSQNTEATIIPLKPDEPLEETVGYTAQAVVGCHRMPHKPQLTCTFHNRHNQSRKASVDINIIYVGDKFCRAEGEWKETKAGFTAVLKCKNTVGQRRRKCNDSAAWEEEVEVCVNVNVTNALQQASMVDIGVGLLDENVADLFSRFQNITNETEAINTFSNVQASVDVLVVLGYKLNSINNDTTVDDLLDSSSNLMAKSLAKSWNGTVEGNLSLAETYLGCFEKLIAASNITANNRKTNIEVDSCNKERGSICTNTAFGVTVKFDSADSGTVKTTGIKQLGKYLPQTDKKYKLNSIIVSTTAETKQLDSVKVEIDFKLERERPRNVEIKCVYWDNTTRQWSEDGCEWSGPWGSGGRCICSHLSSFAILMAREPIELAGLSEITFVGLSISVMSLVISLAIEFTVWSAVVKTNTLYLRHLAHVNISLCLLLADCCFLASSKPQNISETMCKTLVVLKHFCYLSMFFWMLCLSSTLLHQAVFLFHIVSKKDYLRFSLILGYACPLIIVVLTFLLCNGGTESLYYNSDTCWLVYNGLFKGSLHSFLVPVGIIVFLNVFSMLVVIMKLLDHPKSTETRCEKERMAAKTIMRTVILLTPIFGVTWIFGFGVTFFDLSSGDLASVANYAFSLLNSFQGLFILLTTCLGDTQTREALLNRFQKKVDSSISESSTKLDTT encoded by the exons ATGAGACGCTGCTGTGATGGTTCACCGACTCAAATGGACGAAAACAG gaacatgaacatgtggGCCTTTATATTTCTGTATATCGTGGGACTCCACACTTGCCAG GTTACcgaaaaag ACCCCTCAACACAAATGTATTATGCCAAACTGACAATAGAGAAAAGTGCAATCGCAAATATAACCAACAAACTGACGCCTTTAGTGGATGACTCTTGCACCGTTGACAACATTCAAAGGACAACAA CCTGTAAACCTGTCTCAGCTTATACTGAGTGCACCTGCGAGTCGGGCCACAAATGGGGTGATAACGTCTGTCAGTTTAATGAGGCCTGTTGTGGCAGCGACACATGCACCTTCCCCCAAGACTCAGCTCATATGTGTGTTTCAAAAACCTCAG TGTCTGTCGAAGGATCTTTCACCATGACAGGATTGGACTTCAGAGATTGTCTGGCAGACGAGATGTCTCAGGGATTTCAGAATTGCAATAAGCAATTTTTAGACGAG ATGAAAAAGGTCTACAGCACATTGAGGGGATTTGACTTCCTCAAAATTACCAAATACCG TATTGGGAGCATCGTCGCGGATTTTGAAATGGCCATCGCTTACGAAGTGAATTCAGAAGACCTGATTAACAAATCACAAATCCTCACCATATTTCTGAATGCCTCATTACATCTGGAGACTACAG GCTTTGTGTATCTAAGAATGCCAGACAATCCCGTGAAGTACGGCGACAAACAGGAACTCATATGCAAATCGATGCAGGATTTCCAAATTCAACCAGTGTGGCAGCTGAAAAAAACGGAGAGTAAAGTGTTTGTCATAAATAATGGCAGGGAGGCGGCGGTGACATCAGAACCATACACATCCAAACTCTCTCTCAAAAACATAACAGAGGTCTGGGCAg GAGAGTACACATGTGCCTACCATCAAAGGTCAACGTCATACGACATAGCTCACAAAGCCAGCGCCGTAATGGATGTAGCCCTTCTGCCAATCATTCACATCACCACAGTTCCATCATTTCCACGCTGTCAAAGCACAGACGATCTGGCAGTACTAGGCAAATGTGAGATACGGGAAAGCATCGAAAGCTATACTGTGAAATGGACAAGTCAAAACACCGAAGCCACAATTATTCCTCTAAAACCCGACG AGCCCCTTGAGGAAACAGTTGGTTACACGGCTCAGGCAGTGGTTGGCTGCCACCGAATGCCGCACAAACCACAACTAACGTGCACATTTCATAACAGGCACAATCAATCGAGAAAGGCCTCGGTTGATATCAATATCATATACG ttggcgataaGTTCTGCAGAGCTGAAGGTGAATGGAAAGAAACCAAAGCTGGGTTCACGGCAGTGTTGAAATGCAAGAACACAGTCGGACAAAGACGAAGGAAATGCAATGATAG CGCTGCATgggaagaggaggtagaggtgtgtgtgaacGTCAACGTGACGAATGCGCTGCAACAAGCAAGC atGGTTGACATCGGAGTTGGCTTGTTAGACGAGAATGTTGCGGACTTATTTTCCCGCTTTCAGAACATCACTAATGAAACGGAGGCGATCAACACTTTTTCCAACGTGCAAGCATCAGTTGATGTACTCGTGGTCCTGGGCTACAAGCTAAATTCCATCAATAATGACACAACAGTGGAT gaCCTTCTGGACTCTTCCAGCAATTTGATGGCAAAGTCTCTTGCAAAATCTTGGAACGGAACAGTTGAGGGCAATTTGTCATTGGCTGAGACGTATCTGGGTTGTTTTGAGAAATTAATTGCGGCGTCAAACATAACAGCtaacaatagaaaaacaaacatagagGTAGACTCGTGTAATAAAGAGCGGGGGTCAATATGTACCAACACCGCGTTCGGCGTCACCGTCAAGTTTGATAGTGCAGACAGTGGCACGGTGAAAACGACTGGAATCAAACAACTGGGAAAGTACTTGCCCCAAACTGATAAGAAGTACAAGCTCAACAGCATCATTGTGTCGACAACCGCCGAGACGAAACAATTGGATTCAGTCAAGGTGGAAATTGATTTCAAGTTGGAGCGTGAGAGGCCTCGCAATGTTGAGATAAAGTGCGTCTATTGGGACAACACCACCAGACAATGGTCAGAAGACGGTTGCGAGTGGTCGGGCCCTTGGGGAAGTGGCGGACGCTGTATTTGCAGCCATTTGTCCTCGTTTGCCATTCTAATGGCGAGGGAACCCATAGAGCTCGCCGGATTGTCTGAGATAACCTTTGTTGGACTGTCAATATCGGTCATGTCCTTGGTTATTAGTCTTGCGATAGAATTTACCGTCTGGAGTGCTGTGGTTAAAACGAACACCTTATATTTAAGGCACCTGGCCCACGTAAACATTTCTCTATGCTTGCTGCTGGCAGATTGCTGTTTTTTAGCATCTTCTAAGCCACAGAATATATCGGAAACCATGTGCAAGACGTTGGTGGTGTTGAAGCATTTCTGTTACTTGTCCATGTTCTTTTGGATGTTGTGTCTGAGCAGCACGCTTCTTCATCAAGCAGTATTCCTGTTCCACATTGTGAGCAAGAAAGACTACCTGAGGTTCTCATTGATCCTGGGCTATGCATGTCCGTTGATTATTGTTGTGCTCACATTTCTTCTGTGCAATGGCGGTACTGAAAGCTTGTACTACAACAGTGACACCTGTTGGCTGGTGTACAATGGACTATTTAAAGGGTCCCTCCATTCGTTTCTCGTACCAGTTGGCATAATTGTTTTCCTCAACGTGTTCTCCATGCTGGTGGTGATCATGAAGCTTTTGGACCACCCCAAATCCACAGAAACGCGttgtgaaaaagagagaatggCTGCCAAAACTATCATGAGGACGGTCATTCTGCTGACCCCGATCTTTGGCGTCACTTGGATCTTCGGATTTGGTGTAACATTTTTCGACCTCTCATCCGGAGACTTGGCCTCTGTGGCCAATTATGCCTTTAGCCTGTTGAACTCATTCCAG GGCCTGTTCATTTTGTTAACCACCTGCCTGGGGGACACACAG
- the adgrf3a gene encoding adhesion G-protein coupled receptor F3 isoform X2, whose amino-acid sequence MRRCCDGSPTQMDENRNMNMWAFIFLYIVGLHTCQVTEKDPSTQMYYAKLTIEKSAIANITNKLTPLVDDSCTVDNIQRTTTCKPVSAYTECTCESGHKWGDNVCQFNEACCGSDTCTFPQDSAHMCVSKTSVSVEGSFTMTGLDFRDCLADEMSQGFQNCNKQFLDEMKKVYSTLRGFDFLKITKYRIGSIVADFEMAIAYEVNSEDLINKSQILTIFLNASLHLETTGEYTCAYHQRSTSYDIAHKASAVMDVALLPIIHITTVPSFPRCQSTDDLAVLGKCEIRESIESYTVKWTSQNTEATIIPLKPDEPLEETVGYTAQAVVGCHRMPHKPQLTCTFHNRHNQSRKASVDINIIYVGDKFCRAEGEWKETKAGFTAVLKCKNTVGQRRRKCNDSAAWEEEVEVCVNVNVTNALQQASMVDIGVGLLDENVADLFSRFQNITNETEAINTFSNVQASVDVLVVLGYKLNSINNDTTVDDLLDSSSNLMAKSLAKSWNGTVEGNLSLAETYLGCFEKLIAASNITANNRKTNIEVDSCNKERGSICTNTAFGVTVKFDSADSGTVKTTGIKQLGKYLPQTDKKYKLNSIIVSTTAETKQLDSVKVEIDFKLERERPRNVEIKCVYWDNTTRQWSEDGCEWSGPWGSGGRCICSHLSSFAILMAREPIELAGLSEITFVGLSISVMSLVISLAIEFTVWSAVVKTNTLYLRHLAHVNISLCLLLADCCFLASSKPQNISETMCKTLVVLKHFCYLSMFFWMLCLSSTLLHQAVFLFHIVSKKDYLRFSLILGYACPLIIVVLTFLLCNGGTESLYYNSDTCWLVYNGLFKGSLHSFLVPVGIIVFLNVFSMLVVIMKLLDHPKSTETRCEKERMAAKTIMRTVILLTPIFGVTWIFGFGVTFFDLSSGDLASVANYAFSLLNSFQGLFILLTTCLGDTQTREALLNRFQKKVDSSISESSTKLDTT is encoded by the exons ATGAGACGCTGCTGTGATGGTTCACCGACTCAAATGGACGAAAACAG gaacatgaacatgtggGCCTTTATATTTCTGTATATCGTGGGACTCCACACTTGCCAG GTTACcgaaaaag ACCCCTCAACACAAATGTATTATGCCAAACTGACAATAGAGAAAAGTGCAATCGCAAATATAACCAACAAACTGACGCCTTTAGTGGATGACTCTTGCACCGTTGACAACATTCAAAGGACAACAA CCTGTAAACCTGTCTCAGCTTATACTGAGTGCACCTGCGAGTCGGGCCACAAATGGGGTGATAACGTCTGTCAGTTTAATGAGGCCTGTTGTGGCAGCGACACATGCACCTTCCCCCAAGACTCAGCTCATATGTGTGTTTCAAAAACCTCAG TGTCTGTCGAAGGATCTTTCACCATGACAGGATTGGACTTCAGAGATTGTCTGGCAGACGAGATGTCTCAGGGATTTCAGAATTGCAATAAGCAATTTTTAGACGAG ATGAAAAAGGTCTACAGCACATTGAGGGGATTTGACTTCCTCAAAATTACCAAATACCG TATTGGGAGCATCGTCGCGGATTTTGAAATGGCCATCGCTTACGAAGTGAATTCAGAAGACCTGATTAACAAATCACAAATCCTCACCATATTTCTGAATGCCTCATTACATCTGGAGACTACAG GAGAGTACACATGTGCCTACCATCAAAGGTCAACGTCATACGACATAGCTCACAAAGCCAGCGCCGTAATGGATGTAGCCCTTCTGCCAATCATTCACATCACCACAGTTCCATCATTTCCACGCTGTCAAAGCACAGACGATCTGGCAGTACTAGGCAAATGTGAGATACGGGAAAGCATCGAAAGCTATACTGTGAAATGGACAAGTCAAAACACCGAAGCCACAATTATTCCTCTAAAACCCGACG AGCCCCTTGAGGAAACAGTTGGTTACACGGCTCAGGCAGTGGTTGGCTGCCACCGAATGCCGCACAAACCACAACTAACGTGCACATTTCATAACAGGCACAATCAATCGAGAAAGGCCTCGGTTGATATCAATATCATATACG ttggcgataaGTTCTGCAGAGCTGAAGGTGAATGGAAAGAAACCAAAGCTGGGTTCACGGCAGTGTTGAAATGCAAGAACACAGTCGGACAAAGACGAAGGAAATGCAATGATAG CGCTGCATgggaagaggaggtagaggtgtgtgtgaacGTCAACGTGACGAATGCGCTGCAACAAGCAAGC atGGTTGACATCGGAGTTGGCTTGTTAGACGAGAATGTTGCGGACTTATTTTCCCGCTTTCAGAACATCACTAATGAAACGGAGGCGATCAACACTTTTTCCAACGTGCAAGCATCAGTTGATGTACTCGTGGTCCTGGGCTACAAGCTAAATTCCATCAATAATGACACAACAGTGGAT gaCCTTCTGGACTCTTCCAGCAATTTGATGGCAAAGTCTCTTGCAAAATCTTGGAACGGAACAGTTGAGGGCAATTTGTCATTGGCTGAGACGTATCTGGGTTGTTTTGAGAAATTAATTGCGGCGTCAAACATAACAGCtaacaatagaaaaacaaacatagagGTAGACTCGTGTAATAAAGAGCGGGGGTCAATATGTACCAACACCGCGTTCGGCGTCACCGTCAAGTTTGATAGTGCAGACAGTGGCACGGTGAAAACGACTGGAATCAAACAACTGGGAAAGTACTTGCCCCAAACTGATAAGAAGTACAAGCTCAACAGCATCATTGTGTCGACAACCGCCGAGACGAAACAATTGGATTCAGTCAAGGTGGAAATTGATTTCAAGTTGGAGCGTGAGAGGCCTCGCAATGTTGAGATAAAGTGCGTCTATTGGGACAACACCACCAGACAATGGTCAGAAGACGGTTGCGAGTGGTCGGGCCCTTGGGGAAGTGGCGGACGCTGTATTTGCAGCCATTTGTCCTCGTTTGCCATTCTAATGGCGAGGGAACCCATAGAGCTCGCCGGATTGTCTGAGATAACCTTTGTTGGACTGTCAATATCGGTCATGTCCTTGGTTATTAGTCTTGCGATAGAATTTACCGTCTGGAGTGCTGTGGTTAAAACGAACACCTTATATTTAAGGCACCTGGCCCACGTAAACATTTCTCTATGCTTGCTGCTGGCAGATTGCTGTTTTTTAGCATCTTCTAAGCCACAGAATATATCGGAAACCATGTGCAAGACGTTGGTGGTGTTGAAGCATTTCTGTTACTTGTCCATGTTCTTTTGGATGTTGTGTCTGAGCAGCACGCTTCTTCATCAAGCAGTATTCCTGTTCCACATTGTGAGCAAGAAAGACTACCTGAGGTTCTCATTGATCCTGGGCTATGCATGTCCGTTGATTATTGTTGTGCTCACATTTCTTCTGTGCAATGGCGGTACTGAAAGCTTGTACTACAACAGTGACACCTGTTGGCTGGTGTACAATGGACTATTTAAAGGGTCCCTCCATTCGTTTCTCGTACCAGTTGGCATAATTGTTTTCCTCAACGTGTTCTCCATGCTGGTGGTGATCATGAAGCTTTTGGACCACCCCAAATCCACAGAAACGCGttgtgaaaaagagagaatggCTGCCAAAACTATCATGAGGACGGTCATTCTGCTGACCCCGATCTTTGGCGTCACTTGGATCTTCGGATTTGGTGTAACATTTTTCGACCTCTCATCCGGAGACTTGGCCTCTGTGGCCAATTATGCCTTTAGCCTGTTGAACTCATTCCAG GGCCTGTTCATTTTGTTAACCACCTGCCTGGGGGACACACAG